The following nucleotide sequence is from Nocardioides eburneiflavus.
ACCGCACCGACTTCACCAACGCGGACGGCCACGTGGGGGCGGGCTGCGCGCTGCACGGCCTCGCGCTGCGCCAGGGCCGCAACCCGCTGGAGACCAAGCCCGACGTGTGCTGGCAGCTGCCGATCCGCCGCCAGTTCCGCAACGTCGAGCGCCAGGATGGCACGTCGTACACCGAGGTCTCCATCGGCGAGTACGACCGCCGCGGCTGGGGTCCCGGCGGCCACGACCTCGACTGGTACTGCTCGGGCAACACCGAGGCGCACGTCGCCGTCGAGCCGGTCTGGGTCACGCACGAGGCGGAGCTCGTCGAGCTGATGGGGCCCGAGGCGTACGCCGAGCTGAGCCGGCACTGCGAGGCGCACGTCCGCTCGCGATCGGCGCTGGCCCTCCACCCCGCGGACCCGACGCACCCCTGACGCACGCCCGGTCCACCACTTTTGACAGCCAGTCGGACAAAAGTCCGAGCCCCGCCGTTGAAAGTGGCTGTGACGTGCATTACCTTCGAGCGGTGGCCTCCCCCTCCACGTCCTCGGACTCCCCCAGCACGACGCGCGGCACGACGCCCGGCAGCACGCCCGGCACCCTCGGCGTCTGGTTCCTCGGTGCGCGCGGCTCGCTCGCGACCACGGCGACCATCGGGCTCGGCGCCCTCGCCGCCCGCCTGACCGACGAGACCGGGTGCGTCACAGGCCATCCCGACCTCGACCCGCGCGGCCTCGCGTCGTGGGCCGACATCGTCGTCGGCGGCCACGACGTCGACACCGTCCCGCTCGCCAAGCAGGCCGAGCGGCTCGTCGCGGGCGGCGTGGTGCCCGGCATCCTCGCCGAGCGGGTCGCGGGCGAGCTCGAGGCGACCGAGGCACGCCTGCGGCCGGGCGTACGCGCCGGCGAGGCGACCGACCAGCGCGCCGTCGTCGAGCAGCTGGCCGGCGACATCCGCGAGTTCGCCGCCGGGGTGGACCGGGTCGTCGTCATCGACGTCTCCAGCACCGAGGCGCCGCACGACGCCGGCGCCGACGCCGCGACGTGGGCCGACCTCGAGGCGGCCTGGGCCGCGGGGCGCGCGCCCCTGTCCCCGAGCTCGACGTACGCCTGCGCCGCCCTGCTCGCGGGGGCGCCGTACGTCGCGTTCACGCCGAGCCCCGGCATCGACGTCCCCGCCCTGCTGGAGCTCGCCGCCGACCGCGGCCTGCCCTACGCCGGCAGCGACGGCAAGACCGGCGAGACGCTGGTGAAGTCCGCGCTCGCCCCGATGTTCTCCACCAGG
It contains:
- a CDS encoding inositol-3-phosphate synthase, with the protein product MASPSTSSDSPSTTRGTTPGSTPGTLGVWFLGARGSLATTATIGLGALAARLTDETGCVTGHPDLDPRGLASWADIVVGGHDVDTVPLAKQAERLVAGGVVPGILAERVAGELEATEARLRPGVRAGEATDQRAVVEQLAGDIREFAAGVDRVVVIDVSSTEAPHDAGADAATWADLEAAWAAGRAPLSPSSTYACAALLAGAPYVAFTPSPGIDVPALLELAADRGLPYAGSDGKTGETLVKSALAPMFSTRALAVRSWTSINLLGGGDGSTLADPAARESKTGTKRSGLESMLGHDVPGPMHIDYVEDLGDWKTAWDHVRFDGFLGTRMTMQFTWEGCDSALAAPLVLDLARLTGRAVAAGETGALAALGFFFKSPLGSQEHRLAQQWDTLLAWSRECADRVSP